A single window of Rhodococcoides fascians A25f DNA harbors:
- a CDS encoding cutinase family protein, whose product MTSQEALQRPNRKWRRKMGVVAATGCLAIGGLNFAAAPANAQDSNCADVIGIGVPGTNEGQAHHPGKTDNDSIYGPKVADMIEAAAQTLPSFEAHAINYRATGLGGVGNWNAAAAKLAYNASEYKVSKDEGYNVAYQTLVSYADSCKKSKFILFGYSQGSHIAGDLTNSIFNGNGPIGSDRLAASALLADPAFNRVIKEAGVTGRSALYQYNGPAPTSADFDPSDDTVFSTVGRGWNVRGSLGKREAYPAGAPVLSACIVGDPVCDLNSVGLGGINAKEAAEKSWYHGLYTDVNFQDTSATLATFVGKAAAGMAKG is encoded by the coding sequence ATGACATCGCAAGAAGCTCTACAGCGTCCAAACCGCAAGTGGCGCAGAAAAATGGGAGTGGTCGCCGCGACAGGATGCCTGGCCATCGGCGGGTTGAACTTCGCCGCAGCACCGGCCAACGCGCAGGACTCCAACTGCGCGGACGTGATCGGCATCGGCGTGCCGGGCACCAACGAAGGGCAGGCCCACCACCCGGGCAAGACCGACAACGACTCGATCTACGGGCCCAAAGTTGCGGACATGATCGAGGCAGCAGCCCAGACGCTGCCGAGCTTCGAAGCCCACGCCATCAACTACCGTGCGACGGGCCTGGGCGGTGTCGGCAACTGGAACGCCGCCGCGGCGAAGCTGGCGTACAACGCCTCGGAGTACAAGGTCAGCAAAGACGAGGGCTACAACGTGGCCTATCAGACCCTCGTCTCGTACGCGGACAGCTGCAAGAAGTCGAAGTTCATCCTGTTCGGATACTCGCAAGGCAGTCACATCGCGGGTGACCTCACCAACTCGATCTTCAACGGCAACGGCCCGATCGGATCCGACCGCCTCGCAGCGTCCGCCCTTCTCGCCGACCCCGCCTTCAACCGCGTCATCAAGGAGGCCGGCGTCACTGGCCGGTCGGCTTTGTATCAGTACAATGGCCCGGCCCCGACGTCGGCCGACTTCGATCCGAGCGATGACACTGTGTTCTCCACAGTTGGCCGGGGGTGGAATGTTCGTGGCTCGCTCGGCAAGCGCGAGGCATACCCTGCGGGCGCGCCCGTGCTGTCTGCATGCATCGTCGGAGATCCCGTATGCGACCTCAACTCCGTCGGCCTCGGTGGCATCAACGCGAAAGAGGCCGCCGAGAAGAGCTGGTACCACGGCCTCTACACCGATGTGAACTTCCAGGACACTTCTGCGACTCTGGCCACTTTCGTAGGCAAGGCCGCAGCGGGCATGGCGAAGGGCTGA
- a CDS encoding DUF1778 domain-containing protein: MVANAPQTVCFRASDDERALVQRVADHHGTNMSAFVREMMLEICERYIRDVGEEQFATDIADIEAERERKRVEKEQRAAAAAERQKAREEQAERSKNLVASIALQSTTRQNH; this comes from the coding sequence GTGGTTGCTAACGCGCCCCAGACCGTCTGCTTCCGCGCCTCCGACGACGAGCGCGCGCTTGTTCAGCGAGTTGCCGATCATCACGGCACGAACATGTCCGCGTTCGTGCGGGAGATGATGCTCGAGATCTGCGAGCGGTACATCCGTGATGTGGGCGAAGAGCAGTTCGCAACGGACATCGCAGATATCGAAGCCGAACGAGAACGCAAGCGCGTCGAGAAGGAACAACGGGCGGCCGCAGCGGCAGAACGGCAGAAAGCTCGCGAGGAGCAGGCGGAGCGAAGCAAGAATTTGGTCGCGTCTATTGCCCTTCAGTCGACGACCAGGCAGAATCACTGA
- a CDS encoding recombinase family protein, which produces MGHKYGYARVSTAEQNLDLQSDALSAFGCERIFTDTASGSTTTRPALTELLEILLPGDVLTVWRLDRLGRNLPHLIELIADLKARGVAFASVTEQIDTTTAGGELVFHIFGALASFERQLLRERTHAGLAAARERGKVGGRPPALTVTKKREATRMRNQGRTIGDIAEVLGVSRRTLYRYFEQAAQKPVTLNSTSGAVPE; this is translated from the coding sequence GTGGGCCACAAATACGGATACGCCAGGGTCTCGACCGCCGAACAGAACCTCGATCTACAGAGCGACGCTCTGAGCGCCTTCGGCTGCGAACGCATCTTCACCGACACCGCGAGCGGATCCACCACCACCAGGCCGGCGCTGACCGAGCTGCTCGAGATCCTCCTGCCCGGTGATGTGCTCACTGTCTGGCGACTCGACCGACTCGGCCGAAACCTCCCACACCTCATCGAGCTCATCGCAGACCTCAAGGCCAGGGGAGTGGCGTTCGCATCTGTCACCGAACAGATCGATACGACCACCGCCGGCGGGGAACTTGTCTTCCACATCTTCGGTGCACTCGCCAGCTTCGAGCGACAACTTCTCCGCGAACGCACACACGCGGGCCTCGCCGCAGCCCGCGAACGAGGGAAGGTCGGCGGCCGCCCACCCGCGCTCACGGTTACCAAGAAGCGGGAAGCGACCCGAATGCGTAACCAGGGCAGGACGATCGGAGATATCGCAGAAGTGCTGGGAGTCAGTAGGCGCACTCTGTATCGGTACTTCGAGCAGGCTGCGCAGAAACCGGTCACCCTTAATTCGACATCAGGAGCAGTGCCGGAATGA
- a CDS encoding fluoride efflux transporter FluC, whose translation MNGHHDPNPTLPVDPDSAPPSPLHARASAIAAVGVGGLVGAPLRYQLGLWCSSAASGWPVTTFAINIVGAFLLGMLLEGLARLGPDTGWRQRVRLLVGTGMLGSFTTYSTLAVDTDLFLRSHQWWAAGSYAAGTVLVGLVATTAGIAIAARLRTRPAEATQ comes from the coding sequence ATGAACGGCCATCACGACCCGAATCCGACCCTACCGGTCGATCCCGACAGTGCGCCCCCAAGCCCGCTGCATGCGCGAGCGTCCGCGATCGCCGCCGTCGGTGTCGGTGGATTGGTCGGGGCCCCGCTCCGATACCAACTCGGACTGTGGTGTTCCTCTGCCGCGAGTGGCTGGCCGGTGACGACCTTCGCTATCAACATCGTCGGGGCGTTCCTGCTCGGAATGCTGCTGGAGGGATTGGCTCGCCTGGGCCCGGACACAGGGTGGCGGCAGCGGGTCCGGCTGTTGGTGGGCACCGGGATGCTCGGTTCGTTCACTACCTACAGCACACTGGCCGTCGATACCGATCTGTTTCTGCGCAGCCATCAGTGGTGGGCCGCCGGCAGCTACGCGGCCGGCACCGTACTGGTGGGTCTGGTCGCCACCACCGCCGGAATCGCGATCGCCGCGCGACTGCGGACACGGCCCGCGGAGGCAACACAATGA
- the crcB gene encoding fluoride efflux transporter CrcB, translating into MTTLWIACAGSAGAIVRFVLDGAIRHRRASDFPWATAIINVTGSLLLGFVTGLILFHGLPQELQLIVGIGFCGGYTTFSTASFETVRLIQRQKYIAGVLNAVGTLLVTVVAGGAGLVLASV; encoded by the coding sequence ATGACGACACTCTGGATCGCCTGCGCGGGCAGTGCAGGGGCGATCGTCCGTTTTGTGCTCGACGGGGCCATCAGGCACCGCCGGGCGTCGGATTTTCCCTGGGCGACAGCGATCATCAACGTGACCGGATCACTGCTCCTCGGATTCGTCACCGGACTGATCCTTTTCCACGGACTACCCCAGGAACTTCAGCTGATCGTGGGCATCGGTTTCTGCGGCGGGTACACCACCTTCAGCACCGCCAGTTTCGAGACGGTGCGGCTGATCCAACGTCAGAAGTACATCGCTGGCGTGTTGAACGCGGTCGGCACCCTGCTGGTGACTGTCGTCGCCGGCGGTGCCGGTCTCGTCCTGGCTTCCGTATGA
- a CDS encoding universal stress protein, with protein MTEDDPSHASCDDLGDWRAPLQVDGPAASVEPVCHLVVGFDRHPASHAALTYAMDLAGRLNAFLHVAHIVDTDDLPIDPDSDDWEQRIADAVEQERREACAMLAAIPGNWAFYSRRGNPARLLTTIADANDALMIIIGTTRGGMMSLVERAVGESVSATLARHAHRPVLLVPATDRQHSDAAQTRR; from the coding sequence ATGACCGAGGACGATCCCAGCCACGCCTCCTGCGACGACCTAGGGGACTGGCGCGCTCCGCTACAGGTGGACGGCCCCGCCGCCTCGGTAGAACCGGTGTGCCACCTGGTCGTGGGGTTCGACCGGCACCCAGCAAGCCACGCTGCCTTGACCTACGCGATGGACCTTGCCGGTCGACTGAACGCGTTCCTGCATGTAGCGCACATCGTCGACACCGATGACCTGCCGATCGACCCGGACAGCGACGACTGGGAACAACGCATCGCCGACGCTGTCGAACAAGAGCGCCGCGAGGCATGCGCGATGCTGGCCGCCATCCCCGGGAACTGGGCGTTCTACTCGAGGCGGGGCAACCCGGCTCGACTGTTGACCACGATCGCCGACGCCAACGACGCCCTGATGATCATCATCGGTACCACCCGCGGCGGGATGATGTCACTGGTGGAGAGGGCCGTCGGCGAATCGGTGTCCGCGACACTCGCCCGCCACGCCCACCGCCCGGTCCTCCTCGTCCCCGCTACCGATAGGCAGCATAGTGACGCAGCCCAAACACGCCGGTGA
- a CDS encoding phosphatase PAP2 family protein, giving the protein MIDERSGKAIRSPAENRSALRHSIPASLTVVPAIQVIAVAALLATGRRRTWHPTVHPTQPNQGKSPMFPARPWIRPFAAALLAFAALLAAGTLASTTAVTEAGLRFHDRIALHRAGWATALAEFVTDCAQPVVGIVVAIGIAAWLTWRGRRVDAAWALAVMASTLVVSTIAKYSIREPRPPQRFWLIPPDTVWSFPSGHTAVAAAMIGLVVLLTARAHVIVRRLARTTSVLFALAVAASRLYLGVHFPLDVAASILAASTALLALWTMWSIPPVRHWVNVRLGPTPQAASPD; this is encoded by the coding sequence GTGATCGACGAACGGAGCGGCAAAGCCATCCGTTCCCCAGCCGAAAACCGATCTGCTCTACGACATTCGATTCCCGCGTCGCTCACCGTCGTTCCCGCAATCCAGGTCATCGCAGTGGCCGCCCTACTCGCCACCGGTCGTCGCCGCACCTGGCACCCCACCGTCCATCCCACGCAACCCAACCAAGGAAAGTCACCTATGTTTCCTGCTCGTCCGTGGATTCGGCCGTTTGCCGCCGCTCTGCTCGCATTTGCCGCACTGCTCGCCGCCGGCACTCTCGCCTCCACCACTGCTGTGACAGAGGCGGGTCTGCGGTTCCACGACCGTATCGCCCTTCATCGCGCCGGCTGGGCCACTGCCCTCGCCGAATTTGTCACGGACTGCGCACAACCGGTCGTCGGAATCGTGGTGGCGATCGGTATCGCCGCATGGCTCACGTGGAGAGGCCGACGGGTCGACGCGGCATGGGCCCTGGCAGTGATGGCATCTACCCTCGTCGTGTCGACAATCGCGAAATACAGCATCCGCGAACCCCGTCCCCCGCAACGGTTCTGGCTGATTCCTCCCGACACCGTGTGGTCGTTCCCGTCTGGACATACAGCGGTGGCTGCGGCCATGATCGGGCTTGTGGTCCTGCTCACCGCTCGGGCGCACGTAATTGTCCGGCGGTTGGCCCGCACGACATCAGTGCTGTTCGCGCTCGCCGTCGCTGCCTCCCGGCTGTACCTCGGCGTACATTTCCCGCTCGACGTCGCCGCGAGCATTCTTGCCGCCAGCACTGCGCTCCTCGCACTGTGGACCATGTGGTCGATCCCTCCGGTCCGACACTGGGTCAATGTCCGGCTCGGACCGACCCCTCAGGCAGCCTCACCCGACTGA
- a CDS encoding MerR family transcriptional regulator: MSALRISQLSSATGVPATTLRFYESEGLLPADRSANGYRVYDDRARQRLAFITAAKSLNLSLPEIKLLLRVWEKDSCAAVKAELGPAIESHIAHANESIAQLTALRESLTDALARLGDTPDAPTPCNPDCTWLISANTAVGTA; the protein is encoded by the coding sequence ATGTCCGCTCTGCGCATTTCACAGCTGTCATCGGCGACCGGCGTCCCGGCGACCACGCTACGGTTCTACGAAAGCGAGGGCCTGCTCCCGGCGGACCGTTCGGCGAACGGTTACCGCGTTTACGACGACCGCGCTCGGCAACGCTTGGCGTTCATCACCGCCGCCAAGAGCCTGAACCTGTCGCTGCCGGAGATCAAACTTCTCCTTCGTGTCTGGGAGAAAGACTCCTGCGCAGCAGTCAAAGCCGAACTCGGCCCCGCCATCGAGTCCCACATCGCGCACGCCAACGAATCGATCGCTCAATTGACCGCTCTGCGTGAGAGTTTGACCGACGCGCTGGCCCGGCTCGGGGACACACCCGACGCGCCGACGCCATGCAATCCGGACTGCACCTGGCTGATCTCAGCGAACACCGCGGTGGGCACCGCATGA
- a CDS encoding arsenic resistance protein — protein MNISSTTSVVAWLEKFQIPLYLLALLIGGGVGLGAPSSAHAFEIAINPVLIVLLYATFLAVPFSAIGASLRDGTFLLSVVVLNFVLVPIVVFALTRFVAADQAVLVGVLLVLLAPCIDYVIVFSGLAGAASERLLASAPLLMLLQIAFLPLYLWLFVGSELVEIIDIAPFVEAFVLLIVVPLVLAALTQALARRRRIGTQIMDVMAAAMVPVMMATLAVVVASQIDAVRSEGSQLFAAVPIFVAFLVIMAVVGWATARVTRLDVPDARALIFSGATRNSLVVLPLALALPPALSLAAVVVVTQTLVELIGMVAYVRLIPCLVPAHAARAPVKFETTRTNQGNPG, from the coding sequence ATGAACATATCGAGCACCACCTCGGTGGTGGCGTGGCTGGAGAAGTTCCAGATCCCGCTCTACCTGCTGGCCCTGCTCATCGGTGGCGGTGTCGGTTTGGGTGCGCCGTCGTCGGCGCATGCGTTCGAGATTGCTATCAATCCGGTACTGATCGTGTTGCTCTACGCTACGTTCCTCGCGGTTCCGTTCTCCGCCATCGGCGCATCGCTGCGCGACGGCACATTCTTGCTCAGCGTCGTAGTACTGAATTTCGTGCTCGTTCCAATCGTCGTATTCGCTCTGACCCGGTTCGTTGCTGCTGATCAGGCGGTACTCGTCGGTGTGCTGTTGGTGTTGTTGGCTCCCTGCATCGACTACGTCATCGTCTTCAGTGGGTTGGCCGGTGCAGCGTCGGAACGGCTCCTCGCGAGCGCGCCGCTGTTGATGTTGTTGCAGATCGCGTTCCTGCCGCTCTACCTGTGGTTGTTCGTCGGGTCCGAGCTGGTGGAGATCATCGACATTGCACCGTTCGTCGAAGCGTTCGTGCTGTTGATCGTTGTTCCTCTGGTGTTGGCGGCCCTGACGCAAGCACTTGCGCGTCGTCGGCGTATCGGCACCCAGATCATGGATGTGATGGCCGCGGCGATGGTGCCGGTCATGATGGCCACTCTTGCCGTCGTCGTGGCGTCGCAGATCGACGCAGTCCGCTCCGAAGGCTCCCAGCTGTTTGCCGCGGTGCCGATCTTCGTCGCGTTCCTGGTCATCATGGCGGTTGTCGGATGGGCGACGGCCAGAGTGACCCGCCTGGACGTCCCGGACGCTCGGGCCTTGATCTTCTCCGGTGCCACCCGAAATTCGTTGGTCGTTCTGCCGCTGGCGCTCGCGCTGCCACCAGCACTGTCTCTTGCTGCCGTGGTCGTGGTGACGCAGACACTGGTGGAGCTGATCGGAATGGTCGCCTACGTCCGACTCATCCCCTGCCTTGTCCCAGCTCACGCTGCGAGAGCACCGGTGAAGTTCGAAACAACTCGCACGAACCAAGGCAATCCTGGGTGA
- a CDS encoding LysR family transcriptional regulator — protein sequence MPLPTHVTDLISYELLLSVAELGSIGRAGEAHDMSQPAASARLKALESRIGVALLHRGQRGATLTATGELVAGWAERVIAEAAELATSIAMLRTDRHSHIRIAASLTIAEYLIPRWLITLRSHDTSITPTLTSGNSVDVAASVLDGRADIGFVESPDLPSGLHSKDVARDELVVVVAPDHQWARRTITASELAATPLVTREPGSGTRLALERALRTAGPLAAPLLEVSSTTAIKAAVIGGLAPAVLSSLAVSAEIAAGTLARVHTEGLDLRRFLRAVWPAGRELRGPSSDLLVVALKSPQS from the coding sequence GTGCCCCTGCCGACCCATGTGACCGACCTGATCAGCTACGAATTATTGCTGTCCGTCGCCGAGCTGGGAAGCATCGGACGCGCAGGGGAGGCGCATGACATGTCGCAGCCAGCGGCGAGCGCACGCCTGAAAGCACTCGAAAGCCGCATCGGGGTAGCACTCCTGCATCGCGGGCAGCGAGGTGCCACCCTCACCGCAACCGGCGAACTGGTCGCCGGCTGGGCCGAGCGCGTCATCGCCGAAGCCGCCGAGCTCGCCACGAGCATCGCAATGCTGCGCACCGACCGCCACAGCCACATTCGTATCGCCGCAAGCCTCACCATCGCCGAATACCTCATACCGCGATGGCTCATCACACTGCGCTCCCACGACACTTCCATCACACCGACTCTCACCTCCGGAAACTCTGTCGACGTAGCCGCATCGGTGCTCGACGGCCGCGCCGACATCGGATTCGTCGAAAGCCCCGATCTGCCCAGCGGACTCCACTCGAAGGACGTTGCCCGCGACGAACTCGTCGTCGTCGTCGCCCCCGATCATCAATGGGCTCGACGAACGATCACGGCGAGCGAACTGGCCGCGACACCGCTGGTCACCCGCGAACCCGGGTCCGGCACACGTCTCGCGCTCGAACGTGCGCTCCGGACTGCGGGCCCACTCGCCGCGCCACTGCTCGAGGTGTCCTCCACCACTGCCATCAAAGCTGCCGTCATCGGCGGCCTCGCACCGGCCGTACTCAGCTCCCTCGCGGTATCCGCCGAGATCGCCGCCGGAACGCTGGCCCGCGTTCACACAGAGGGGCTCGACCTGCGCCGGTTCCTGCGTGCCGTGTGGCCCGCGGGCCGTGAACTGCGAGGACCGTCGAGCGACCTGCTCGTCGTCGCCCTCAAATCCCCGCAGTCATAA
- a CDS encoding TDT family transporter: MTTTALHRSSITSRRGDDTERPRKWPVLSDLDHPSQIFEHITPNWFASVMGTGIVANAAATLPAHIPGLHVFATIVWIAASVALITLSGAFAVHWIRHRQYAREHAAHPVMVQFYGAPPMALLTVGAGTMLLGKDVIGAAPATVIFAVLWTAGTALGLITSILVPYLMITAHDHQTAVALPAWLMPVVPPMVSASTGALLLPHIADGQWRLAMLSGCYAMFGLSLIIGMLTMTLIYGRLVHGGIPPVQAAPTVWITLGMIGQSITAANLLGNDAPLVFTGETASVATGLHVFGILYGLTMGGFGVLMFTLATALTIHAAQKGLTFSLTWWSFTFPIGTCVTGATALGGALGSAAVEALAIGLYAALLAAWGTVAAHTLRGSVQGKLFQPSGTDRRVVPTRNADTERTALIQSTTDPGKDSRSR; this comes from the coding sequence ATGACCACGACAGCTCTGCACCGCTCCTCCATCACGTCTCGGCGCGGCGACGATACCGAGCGGCCGCGCAAGTGGCCGGTGCTCTCCGACCTCGACCACCCGAGCCAGATCTTCGAACACATCACCCCCAACTGGTTCGCCTCGGTCATGGGCACCGGTATCGTCGCCAACGCCGCCGCCACCCTGCCCGCCCACATCCCCGGACTGCACGTGTTCGCAACGATCGTGTGGATCGCAGCGTCGGTCGCCTTGATCACACTCTCCGGTGCCTTCGCAGTGCACTGGATCCGACACCGGCAGTATGCGCGTGAGCACGCCGCGCATCCGGTGATGGTGCAGTTCTACGGCGCACCCCCCATGGCGCTGCTGACCGTCGGTGCCGGGACGATGCTGCTGGGCAAAGACGTCATCGGAGCGGCGCCCGCAACCGTGATTTTTGCCGTCCTGTGGACCGCTGGCACAGCCCTCGGGCTGATCACCAGCATTCTCGTGCCCTACCTGATGATCACCGCCCACGATCACCAGACCGCCGTCGCACTCCCGGCGTGGTTGATGCCCGTCGTACCGCCGATGGTGTCCGCCTCCACCGGTGCGCTGCTGCTCCCTCATATCGCGGATGGGCAATGGCGCCTGGCCATGCTGTCCGGTTGCTACGCGATGTTCGGGCTGTCACTGATCATCGGAATGCTGACCATGACGCTCATCTACGGACGGCTCGTCCACGGCGGAATCCCGCCGGTCCAGGCAGCACCGACGGTGTGGATCACCCTCGGCATGATCGGTCAATCGATCACCGCCGCGAACCTGCTCGGCAACGATGCACCCTTGGTGTTCACCGGCGAGACCGCCTCCGTCGCAACCGGCCTGCACGTGTTCGGCATTCTGTACGGACTGACGATGGGCGGCTTCGGCGTCTTGATGTTCACCCTCGCAACCGCCCTCACCATCCATGCCGCCCAGAAGGGACTGACATTCTCACTGACCTGGTGGTCGTTCACCTTCCCCATCGGCACCTGCGTCACCGGTGCCACTGCCCTCGGCGGCGCTCTGGGGTCGGCCGCGGTCGAGGCCCTTGCAATCGGACTGTATGCGGCCTTGCTCGCAGCCTGGGGCACAGTCGCCGCCCACACTCTCCGCGGCAGCGTGCAAGGAAAACTTTTTCAACCCAGCGGAACCGACCGCCGGGTAGTACCCACTCGGAACGCTGATACCGAACGAACAGCGTTGATCCAATCGACCACTGACCCCGGAAAGGACTCACGATCACGATGA
- a CDS encoding uracil-DNA glycosylase produces MTDDDVWSGKHARAHDAPVRSLNASVLRWRIDTARSIPLFDPDDGGDAARCLVLLESPGPKTIRPGGTNMCSFDNPDRTNPVLKSVFADAGIDRVQCVKWNIVPWAVLDDAGHPVSPTASVLGEAGPYVGELMALLPKLEVVFVLGAKALDGYMRVITASAPTRLLPVIAAPHPSARNAHAPAAARQRLINAALSVATHLEKAPEPRTVLR; encoded by the coding sequence ATGACAGATGATGACGTGTGGTCCGGAAAGCACGCCCGAGCGCACGATGCCCCGGTCCGCTCACTCAATGCGTCGGTGTTGCGATGGAGGATCGACACTGCACGGTCCATTCCACTGTTCGATCCCGACGACGGCGGCGACGCGGCTCGCTGTCTGGTGCTGTTGGAGTCTCCGGGGCCGAAAACGATACGTCCGGGCGGGACCAACATGTGTTCGTTCGACAATCCAGATCGAACGAACCCCGTGCTGAAATCGGTGTTCGCCGACGCGGGTATCGACCGGGTGCAGTGCGTCAAGTGGAATATTGTGCCGTGGGCAGTGCTCGATGACGCCGGTCATCCGGTATCGCCGACGGCATCCGTTCTCGGTGAGGCGGGCCCATATGTCGGCGAGCTTATGGCCTTGCTGCCGAAACTGGAGGTGGTTTTCGTTCTTGGTGCGAAGGCTCTCGATGGCTACATGCGCGTCATCACTGCATCTGCTCCCACCCGCCTCCTCCCGGTGATAGCGGCACCGCACCCCTCGGCTCGCAACGCACACGCACCGGCGGCTGCTCGCCAGCGGTTGATCAACGCAGCACTGTCGGTCGCAACGCACCTGGAGAAGGCACCTGAACCCCGCACTGTGCTGAGGTAG
- a CDS encoding zf-HC2 domain-containing protein → MSSAHDEIRPLLGAYVLDGLERDDRAAVRRHLDDCLACRTEIDVLAPVAGVLRRRRQPADLSPVHSTAGADQRLDHLLSAMRHQRTSEKRRRRVWTAVSATLVLGVAAAIVPLSTLARSDDSTTVNDAGARPLVLSSTVGATGDLELTTKAWGTSIDVDVQQLPGAGILTLQVVGNDGTRQQAAQWSVTASRAAAVTGATSLSVEDIHSIVIDDPAGNTIARASR, encoded by the coding sequence ATGAGCTCAGCGCACGACGAGATCCGACCACTGCTCGGGGCGTACGTACTCGACGGACTCGAGCGCGACGACCGAGCAGCGGTACGACGACACCTCGACGACTGCCTTGCCTGCCGAACCGAAATCGACGTCCTGGCACCCGTCGCAGGAGTGCTTCGACGTCGCAGGCAGCCAGCAGATCTCTCACCGGTGCACTCGACGGCCGGTGCAGACCAGCGACTCGACCACCTGCTGAGCGCGATGAGGCATCAACGGACCTCCGAGAAGAGGCGGCGGCGAGTGTGGACTGCGGTGTCGGCGACCCTCGTTCTGGGAGTCGCTGCGGCGATCGTCCCGCTCAGTACCCTCGCCCGCTCCGACGATTCGACAACGGTGAACGATGCGGGTGCCCGCCCGCTCGTTCTGTCGAGCACCGTCGGGGCCACAGGTGACCTCGAGCTCACCACGAAAGCCTGGGGCACATCGATCGACGTCGACGTTCAACAACTCCCCGGCGCAGGCATCCTCACTCTGCAAGTGGTCGGCAACGACGGGACTCGACAACAAGCAGCTCAATGGTCGGTCACCGCGAGCCGAGCAGCAGCGGTGACCGGCGCAACGTCCCTTTCTGTCGAGGACATCCACTCGATCGTGATCGACGATCCGGCGGGCAACACGATCGCGCGGGCCTCTCGCTGA
- a CDS encoding sigma-70 family RNA polymerase sigma factor, whose protein sequence is MDGVESGSQHNHQLVDASEVAMSALFREHQHAVTRFVSRYTQTREQCEDIVQETMLRAWRGIDRIDVTAASTRSYLMTIARNVLTDQWRASTSRPTLVHDQIALAAECIDDELGGVLDGWLIDESLRRLSEEHRAVIVLIYYEGRTVSEVAAHLDIAVGTVKSRSYYAVRALRRIFDELGLIP, encoded by the coding sequence GTGGACGGTGTCGAATCCGGCTCACAGCACAACCACCAGCTCGTCGATGCGTCCGAAGTCGCCATGTCGGCGCTCTTCCGCGAGCACCAGCACGCAGTGACTCGATTCGTCAGCCGCTACACCCAGACCCGCGAGCAGTGTGAGGACATCGTCCAGGAGACGATGTTGCGCGCGTGGCGCGGGATCGACCGCATCGATGTGACGGCAGCATCGACGCGGTCCTATCTCATGACCATCGCGCGAAACGTACTCACCGATCAGTGGCGGGCGAGCACGAGCAGGCCGACTCTCGTCCACGATCAGATCGCACTCGCCGCCGAGTGCATCGACGACGAATTGGGCGGGGTCCTCGACGGGTGGCTCATAGACGAGTCGCTGCGTCGGTTGTCCGAGGAGCATCGAGCAGTCATCGTGCTCATCTACTACGAGGGTCGAACCGTCTCCGAAGTGGCCGCGCACCTCGATATCGCGGTCGGCACGGTCAAGTCCCGCTCCTATTACGCTGTGCGTGCCCTACGCCGGATCTTCGACGAGTTGGGATTGATTCCATGA